Genomic DNA from Gimesia aquarii:
CGATCCCAAAAATAAAATACAAAGCTCCTGGAAAATCAGGGTCCTGGTAATCCTGTTTCTTCAAATCGTATGCGATTTTCTGAGCTTGAATCCGGGTATTATTATCTTTTGCCGATTTCAAGATATCTAATGCTTCAGCTAAAATTTCTTTGGGCGTTTTTTCTGGTTCGCCACTAATTGTCAAACAGTAAAGAGATAGCAAAACCAGCACAGAGCCAGCAATTCCCAAAGGCTTCCAATGAGTTCGAGCAATTTTTGTAACTCTGTCACGTAATGAAAGCTCTTCGGTTTCTGCACCTTCTGCAGCAGTTTCTTCAGCACCGTCTGCCGGTGATTCTTTCACCGCAACGTCAGCAACCTCGTCTGATTCTGTTTGATTATTGTTTTCTTCTGCCATGACTTAGTAGCCCATCTTGTAGACGGGAGATTCGTTACACTGAATTGTCAGTTGAAGTGAAAAGCTTAGATCTGTATTGGAATTGGTATTCAGAAATAGTGATAGAATGATCGCGATGACAAACAGAATTCCAGTGAAATGGAATGATTGCCACGCAATTGCAGAATCAAAATTGAGAGTCTTTTTGTGTGAATGTAAAGAAGTGAAAATGAGAGACGTGAATCTTGAGTCTTAATACAAAAAAAGTTGTTTTTTTGTCAATATCGATTCAAGCTTATGAGTCACCACAGCTACTCACAACAAGAAATAGCGCAGAATAGGAAATATAGAAAAAATTTTAACAACAATCAACGCAACATATTGTGAAGCCCGCCCGCAGCCTGTTTGCCATGCTGTCGATAATTTCTATCAAAGGGAACTCTCAGATAAATTAATGTCTGCTTTAGAATCTCTGAAGCTGGAGGGCCTGCAATGGTCCCACCATAATGGTTTGGCCCGACTGACGGTTCATTCACCACAACCAGAACCAGTATCTGGGGATCATGTGCTGGTGCACCACAGATAAAAGAACTCACATGTAACTGGGATGAGTACTTACCAGTTTTGGGATCAGGCTTTTGTGCAGTTCCCGTCTTCCCAAACACAGCATACTCTTCTAACATCGCTTTTCGCCCAGTTCCCCGCCTGACAGTTTCTAGCATCGGCACCCTAACCAGCCAGTCAGCAACTTCTGATGAGACGATGGGAGTCGAAACCAAAGGTCGGACTTGTTCAGGTTCTTCATCAGAACGGGGAAAATGATTGTGATCAATCTGATCTCGAATCAAGCGAGGATTTAGCAGTTTCCCTTGATTAGCGAGAGCCACATGGGCAGTAATTAATTGAATTGGAGTCACTGCAATCTCCTGCCCCATTGGGATGGAACCGGTCGAATAGATATTCCATTCTTTCAAAGGTCTGACGATCCCATTTAATTCACCAGGTAACTGAATCCCTGTTTTCTGACCGAGACCAAACGCTTCGACTGCTTCGAACAAACCGGGATTAGTCAGTCTCTCGCCAATTTTCGCCATCCCAATATTACTTGACTTAACCAGAATATCGGTGACACTCAACATTCCATAACTGTGATGATCGTGAAGCACTCTCTTACTCATGCGATACTCACCATTTTCACAATCAAACTCTTCCTCTTTTTCTAAGATCCCTTTCTCAAGTGCTGCCGCTACAATAAAGGGTTTCAAGGTCGAACCTGGTTCATAAATAGATGCAATTGCCGTATTTTTCCAGGCAGACTCAGAAATGTTCTCAGGATGATTCAAATCAAAGGTCGGAACAGAAGCCATGGCCAGTACTTCACCTGTTTTGACCCCCATCACGATAGCACACGCACTTTTGGGCTGCCATTCCTTAACAATTGCCTGCAATTGTCGCTCGGTATATAGCTGAATGATCGAATCCAACGTCGTTACCAAACTTTCTCCATTACACGCTGCTACTCGAGAATCATTGCGAACTTCAATCACACGCCCATGTGCATCGCGAACCTGAAACCGATAACCATCTTGACCACATATCATGTGATCAAAAGCCTCTTCGATACCCCCCTGTCCTTTTCCATCAATATCCCGGAGTCCCAGAACATGTGCGGCTAAAGCACCTTGAGGATATTTTCTACGATATTCCTGTCGAAAGCCCCAGACATCATCAGAGAGACTGAGCGATCTAATGTCTTGTAGTTCCTGATCGGTTAGACGTCGTTTAACCCAAAGAAAAAGCTTATTCCGATTCTGTTTTAGCCGGTTGAGAAAATGCGCTTCATCAAGGTCAAGCAACTTGCAGATCTGTGCAACATCGTTCTGATTTTCTAGACGTTGCGGAATAACAAATAAACTGCTTGTCACAATCGTTGTTGCCAACAGCCGTCCATTCCTGTCAAGGAGATCCCCTGGCCTGGCAGGTATTTTTTCTTTATAAACCTGCTGTCGAACAACGACAGAAGCAAACTGGCGATGCCCGATGTATTGAAGATAAATGAGCCGCCCGGAAATCACGATCCATGCGAATACCACAAGGATCACAAGGCTCCAGGTTCGCCAACTTATATGTCGATCAGACTTTGTGGAACTCAAAACACTTCTCACTTTTAATAATGATCGTTCGAATCAGATTCCATGCCTGAAGCCAGTTTCCTCGAACCAGATTCAAATGAACCACAATTCGCGGTGACGAAGTTCGCTCATACTATTTTTCAACCACTTTTGAGGAACGATTCAAATGCCATTGCAGTAAAGGCATTTCACGTCGATTCGTTGATGAAGGACGTTGAGTGGATTGCACGTCAAGTTCACCTCGCTCGATAGAATTCAAGACCTGTCCGGGAGAACCGGCCTGTTGAGTAGCCAGTTTCATTTTCGCATGGACATCGACCAACACATCCAATTGATAATGTTGACGACTGACTCGGCGCTTAAGCTCCAAACTCTCTTTTTCAAGCGCAATTCCTATCAGCGATACAGCAACCGCTAACAAGATTGCACTTCCGAAACGGAATAACATCGACTTCAGCCTTTCGAAGCCAGCCGATTGATGATCAATCAATTCACCACTGGTTTAGACTCTGATGAAAAAAGACTAACACATGTGTCTAATTTCACTATCGGCTGGATGTGTTTCCAGGAACAAGACTGACTCGGCTGGCGTCATAAGGGAGCTGTAATTCTGTGCCAATTTTTAGCTTATTTGGGTTCTGCAGTTTTTGACGATTGATCTGATAAATCTGAAACCAGCGAGAAGAACGTCCGAGATGTCTCTGTGAAATATCGGTTAATGTATCATTACTCCCCACACGGTACATCGGACGCCCATCTTGACTGATAAAAAAGCCAGATGGTTTGCTTGATTTCCGCACTGATCCTGTTCCGGAAAACTTACTGGCTACAGTCTGTGTCGATTTGTGCCGCGATTGATATCGAGCATCAATCGCCGTTCGATCCGGGGCAATCAGTTTCGTACCTGGCCTCATTTTTTGTGGATCACTCACCCGATTTTTGTTGATCTCTGCCAGCAATTGAAAATAACGGCCGGTACCATACAATTTCTTAGAGATCGTCCAGAAATTCTCGCCATGTTGTACTGTGTATTCACCGCGTGCATTCATGACAGGCTCTTGTTGGAATGACTCTTCCTGTAAAGCACCAAACTCCTGAGTGGAATTGACTCTGGTTTGTGCAGATCGATCAAACAGCCCCTGAGCCTGGGGCGTTTGTTGTCCTGTCATGGCTCCTGGATTGTGAAATGTACTAGAATCAATTGCCGCTGACGGATTTTTCACCGTCGTGACGCTTTCTGCCTGTTGTGCTGAAAATTCTTCCGGACGAAAATTACCAAAACGGTCTTCACCCTGATTCACAGAGTCTGCATTGAATTCTGAAACTTCTGGCTGTTCGAATTCCTGATTGAACGACTGCTCATTTTGAGCCATCGATGACTGGGGTTCACTCTGTGAGAATTCAGCAGCATTAAAGTCGCCTGCTTCAGCTGGTGTGGAAATATCAGTGATATTGATCTTCGCTGTATTATCAGAAAATTCTTCCGGGTTCTGCATCTGAGCTGAATTTAATTCATTTGCGGGATCAAAGTTTTCAAACTCATTCTCTGCAGACTGCTGTGGTTCTGCCTGCATAGTTTGTCCTTGCTGTGCTACTGCACCAAATGGATCTTCTTCTGCTTGAAATGCATTGGTAGTCACCTCTGCTGATTGATCGAACTCATTACCAGAAGACTGTTCTCTCAATCCCGAATTTCCTGCCTCTGGATCAGGTGGCAATCCAGTTTGTGATTCCAGATTGAAATCGTTAGATTGCTGAGCCGTCTGCGTTGGCTGTTGAGCAAACTGATTCTCTTGTGAAAATGGGTTTTGTTGCTCAGCTCCAAATTCCTGTTGAGAATTATCAAAAGTAGCGGGCTCAGACTGATTCTGCATGCCCTTCTGAAATTCATTTTGAGTAGGATTTTCAAATTCATTATTCGAATTTGACGAGGAATCAAACTGCTGGAATCCATTATCTGTCTGATTCATTGCCAATTCAGAAGACTGTTGAGGTTCAGACCGATTTTCGAACGTGTTTTGGGAAAACTGATCCGCGCCTTGTACTCCAGACTGCTGCATCCCAAAAGAATTATCCTGATCTTGCCCTTCCTGTGGAGTGGAAAACCCCGAATTGCTTTCATTCGAATCAAAACCATTCGACTGATCGACGACCTGATCAGAAGAGGAAGGCTGCAAATTCCCCTCTCCAAAAGGATCTACTTCTTGATTCGGATCTGCTTCTGGCAAGTTCTCCGTGGAATCAACCTCTGCAGGATTATTAACAGCGAGCTCTTCCTGCGGTCGATTAATTTTCTGATAAACAACCAAACCAAAGGCACTCAGCAAGATAAAGATCAGACAAAGTCCCACTTTGGTTTCAATGGCAATCCCAGACTTAGGTTTTTCAATTCCCCAGTCTTCTTCGGTTGTCTTTTCTGTTTTTTTTTCTTCAGCCATGGCACTGAACCAATTCCAATAAAACGTAAAAATTGTTTTCTTCAGACCAATAGAAAACTATTTGCCTGCCAACTAAATTTAGTAGTGAAAATTAAGTCTTGATCGCAACCCTTAACTTCGCCGTACGGCAACGTGGATTGACACGCTGTTCTGCCTGAGTCCCAACAATAGGCTTCTGTGTCAGTCTCTTCCAAATAGCTTGATTCTTAAAAGCCTGCTTGACTAATCTGTCTTCCAGCGAATGAAAGCTGATAATCGCAGCTCGTCCTCCTGGTTTCAGAACCTGTGGTAAGACAGTTTCCAACATGGTTTGTAATTGTTCGAGTTCCTTGTTTGCTGCTATCCGTAATGCCTGAAATACACGTGTCGCCGGATTTTTCCTTGCTGAAGTCAATGCCTTATGCGGGACAGCTTCATGAACGGCTTTTGTCAAATCTACTGCCATCCTGATCGGTGCCGACTTGCGCTGCCTGACAATCTGAGCCGCTATTCTGTGACTGAAACGCTCCTCACCATAAACTTCCAATATTTCACTCAGCTCTGATTCTGAAAGTGTTTCCAGAAGTTTCCAGGCTGGAACTCCCGATCTGGTATCGAACCGTAAATCTAATTCTCCTGACGACTCAAATCCAAATCCGCGCTCGACGTCTCCTAATTGATCTGAAGACAATCCCAAATCTAACAGAATTCGATCAATAGATTTTAGTTGCAGTTCATCCAAGACTCTAGGTAGCTCTGCATAACTCGCCTGTTTGAGATGCCACTGCCCAACTGATGATTTTTCTAACTGTAATTTTTCTTTTGCAAAATTGAGCATCATCTCATCACGATCCAGACCAATTAAGATTCCTTCCTTACCAATTTTTCTCAATATGTGTTGACTATGGCCTCCGGCTCCTACTGTTCCGTCAACAACAACCAGCCCGGGAGATAAATCAAGTTGTTCAATGACCTCACGTAACAGGACCGGTATATGAGTCGTCTTCTTCTGATCACCGGACATACGTGACATTCACTTGGTAACAGTACTAAATAAAAATGATTTATCAATAATCGTACGGCGGCCAGACAGGCAATCATTGTGCGATTGATATTAGTTCTTTGATTTGATTGTAAAGATAGGGGGGTAGAGACTTTTGAAGTGAAACTCTGAGAGATTGTTGCTTAAGAGTTAAGTTGAAGAATCAACTTGAATTTCAAGCCTGAGAAGTTTAGAAAAATTTCGTTTTTTTGACAAGATCAGTTAAAGTTTTTTGAAAGGCGGTTATACAAAAGTGCTAAGTCGTCTGATAGAAAGCAATTGAATCAATCTCATTTGATAAGATTTTAGTAAACCGTGTAAGAATTTCTTGTTCACATCAACTTTCTTTGCTCAAGGAGGGAACCCTGAAGCCATCCGTCTCAAGTAGCTTCCTTTCTACTTAAGTGCGGAGACGAACGACCGGTGGCCCAACCGAAGTATTCTGAGCACACACAGGTGAATTCCATTTCACCTTCAATCCGCGAAGCCCGGTAGCCAGCGGAAGAGTTCCATTATTTCCTCCTTGAACAATACTGTTTTTTATTTTGTTGCTAAACTGCGCTTACTACTAGAAGCCATTCACGAAACGTTCCATCTCTATTCGATTTCTACCAAGGCATTTGACCAAAGGCTTGAGAGGCCATCTCATCAAAACGAGGTCCATGATCCTTAAGGTAGGTTTCCCAACGCTCTGTACTCCAAATTTCTGCATGATCTTGAACTCCAATCAATATCACTTCCTGTTTTGATTCCAGGCTAGCCAGATTAGCCAAACGTTCCGGAATACAAATGCGTCCCTGAGCGTCCACTTCCACTTTCTCAGCCCTCGAATAATACAATCGGAGATAGCGGGCTGCCTCCGGGACATTATTGGAATACTCTTTTAAACGCTCTGCCTGCTGTTCAAACTCCTTCTCAGAAAAAAGCAACAAAGATGTTTCCGTGCCTGGTGCAATATAAACCTGTGTAAATTGTTTGTTGACAAGTTCTTCTTTGATTCGCTTGGGAATTGCCAAACGACGTTTTCCGTCCAGAGTCTTGTTGAAGGTTCCAGTTAACGCCATTGATCCCCACTTGCCACCATTATTCACCACAGAGTGATGAATTTATCAGCCAGATCGGAATCGTCAAGCATGATTGATTCGCTGAGTAGAAAACAAAGAACTCGAAATGACCTAGATACTTATCACGATTGGAATTGTGAATTTTTAGTTTTTTATATTTTATTGATTTGAATCAAAATTGATGCTCGATTTTCGTCAATTCAGCGATGCTTTATCAGTAGGTTTTCGTAGATCTGGTCATATTTCTGGGCTATTGCTTCCCATGTAAATTCTTTTTTGACAATAGTTTGCGCATTTCTGGCCATCTCAAGAGACATTGCAGGTTCATGACTGAAGTCTCGTAATGCCTGTTGAATCTCAGCAGAACTACCCTGAGCTACTAGAACACCCTGTTTACCATGTTGCATTAACTCAGAAACGCCGTCCACATCCGTTGAGATGACAGGCAAACCAGAGGCCATCGCCTCAAGAACCACATTTGGCATCCCTTCCCATAACGATGGAAGCACCAAACAACTGGCTGCCTTCATCAATTGAGGAATCTGAGACTGCCAACCAGCAAAATGAATCCGTGAAGCACACGGCAATTGGTACGATTGGTGTTCCAATTCAGCTTTCAACGGCCCCTCACCAACAAACAGGAGATGAAAATCGGGAGCTTGCTCCGCAAAGCAAGTAAATGCAGTCAGAAGATCGTTGGGGGCCTTCTGAGGATCTAATCTCCCCACGAACAGAATCACCTTCGCACCGGTAGGAATGCCCCAGGGGCTCAAATCTATCGCTTCTGCTCTATCAAACAATTCGAAATCTACGCCATTAGGAATTACCTTCACTTTAGATTTTGAAAGCTTACCCTGCCGAATAGAAAACCGTGCCACCGATTGACTGACACAGACATTCAAATCTACAAGGCCGTTAGTCCAACGATCCAGAAAGAGGTGACCATTCTGTCGTTTTTCTGAAACACGAATGCCAGAAACGACATGCCGTATTCCGGAAATGCGCGCAGCAAGTCGACCGGCTAAATTGGCATGAAATAAAAATGTTTGCAGTAAAACTGGTTTCTGTGCTTTGAACTTTTTTGCCAGTCGCCAGATAATGCGGGCATCCCAAGGCGAATGAACGTGTAAGATCTCTATGGGAATGTCCGCTAACTGGAGTTCATCAGCCAGTGGTCCCGTGCCTGTCAGAGAATAAACAACGGGAGACCATTTTTCACGATTCAAGCGTTTTACAATCTGAACGAGCGCACGCTCCGCTCCACCAGGCTGCAGCCCGGTAATACAAAAAGCTATCGGAGTGGGAAAGACATCGTCAGACAACTATTTTTCCTCTTTAGGAAACAAAAGGTCAGCATCGGACTGATGGAGTCAGCCATAACCTGAATTCTATTGTTCGAAGGCTGAAATTGCCGACAAGCTTAGATTTCGAAATTGTGCTCAATATGATAAGAGAAAATAAAAATCTTCGTTAAAATCCGCCATTTTCAACGGTTTCCAAGAAATTTCAGCAAACAAAATTAATCCCTCTTTAAATTAATCGCTTCAGAAACTTGCTTCATGACCGAATTAAACACATTTGACTACGAACTTCCTCCGGAATTAATCGCCACCCAACCGACACAGCAGCGAGATCAATCTCGGATGTTAGTAGTAGACCGCCAAGCAAATACCATTATCCATAGCTCGATTTCTGAACTACCAAAGCATTTAAATTCTGATGACTGTCTGGTCTTGAATGATACGCGTGTGCTCTCAGCCCGGATATTCGGTGTCAGAAAATCAACGGGTGGTAAATGGGAAGGCCTCTATCTGGGATCTGATGAATCAGGCCAGTGGAAATTGATGAGTAAAACAAGAGGCAAGCTGATTTCGGGAGAGATAATTGATTTGGTACCTGCCCATCCAAGACAGGAACAAAAGCAGATCTCACTTCAAATGCAAAGCAAGGATGCAGAGGGTTACTGGACTGCCGCAGTTCAATCAGATGAAGACCATCATACCATATTGGAACACTTTGGGACGATGCCTCTGCCTCCCTATATGCGACGTGAGCTGGCAACGGATGTCGACTGGGAGCGCTATCAAACCGTTTATGCCAACCAACCCGGCGCAGTGGCAGCGCCAACAGCAGGTCTGCACTTTACTCCTGACCTATTGAATGAGTGTACGCAAAAAGGAATTCAGATTGCGAAAGTCACGTTGCACGTTGGTATTGGAACATTTAAACCAATCTCGGTGCAAACATTGGATCAACACAAGATGCATTCTGAATGGTGCGAGTTATCGGAAGAGTCTGCCGTATTGTTAAACGAAACCCGACAAAAGGGAGGTCGAATCGTTTCCGTGGGAACAACAAGTGTCCGTACCCTCGAAACAGTAGCACAACAGGGCTCGCTCAATGCCTGGCGAGGAGAGACAGACATCTTCATCTATCCACCATATCAGTTTCAAGCCGTCGATTGTCTGCTGACCAATTTTCATTTGCCAAAATCAACTTTATTAGTTCTGGTAAGCGCCTTTGCTGGTACTGAATTAATACGCGAAGCCTACGAAAAAGCGGTCGAAGAACAATATCGTTTCTTTAGCTATGGCGATGCCATGTTGATTTTATAGCCCGTCTTGAAAATTATTGAGGTTTGGCTATTTCTTTGGGAACCTGACCATCTAAATAACGCCAGTTCTTAATAAATGAAATCAAATCTGCCATCTGCTGTGGATTGATGGTCTTCTCCAATCCGACAGGCATTAAAGAGAGTCCACTGGATTTCATTTCTTCAATTTCTTCCTTGAGTACAGTAACCGTTTTCCCTTCAGGCTGCTTTAACGTAATCGAAGCACCACTATCAGAAGAAATAATTCCAGTATGGACGACTCCATCAATGGTAATGATCGTATAACTAAAGAAATTGGCATCGATGGCACGATTGGGATCCAGAATATTTGTGAGAAGATACTCTGGTGTTTTCGAGCGTGAATCACCAATATCGGGTGCGACATTCACACCGATCTCTCCAATTTTGTGACAGGTCACACAGTTCTTGACAAACACCTGCTTTCCATGCAATGGATTCGCCTTCAATTTCAGAGAGGCCTGATAAGCGGCAAGTACTTTTTGGCGGTCTGCTGGAATAGCGGCAGCAAATAGTGCAGCCGCTCGCTTCTTGATTTTTGGATCACGATGTCGCTTCAATCGTGTTGAACGTGAAGGACCCAACTCTGAA
This window encodes:
- a CDS encoding peptidoglycan D,D-transpeptidase FtsI family protein codes for the protein MSSTKSDRHISWRTWSLVILVVFAWIVISGRLIYLQYIGHRQFASVVVRQQVYKEKIPARPGDLLDRNGRLLATTIVTSSLFVIPQRLENQNDVAQICKLLDLDEAHFLNRLKQNRNKLFLWVKRRLTDQELQDIRSLSLSDDVWGFRQEYRRKYPQGALAAHVLGLRDIDGKGQGGIEEAFDHMICGQDGYRFQVRDAHGRVIEVRNDSRVAACNGESLVTTLDSIIQLYTERQLQAIVKEWQPKSACAIVMGVKTGEVLAMASVPTFDLNHPENISESAWKNTAIASIYEPGSTLKPFIVAAALEKGILEKEEEFDCENGEYRMSKRVLHDHHSYGMLSVTDILVKSSNIGMAKIGERLTNPGLFEAVEAFGLGQKTGIQLPGELNGIVRPLKEWNIYSTGSIPMGQEIAVTPIQLITAHVALANQGKLLNPRLIRDQIDHNHFPRSDEEPEQVRPLVSTPIVSSEVADWLVRVPMLETVRRGTGRKAMLEEYAVFGKTGTAQKPDPKTGKYSSQLHVSSFICGAPAHDPQILVLVVVNEPSVGPNHYGGTIAGPPASEILKQTLIYLRVPFDRNYRQHGKQAAGGLHNMLR
- a CDS encoding LysM peptidoglycan-binding domain-containing protein; this translates as MAEEKKTEKTTEEDWGIEKPKSGIAIETKVGLCLIFILLSAFGLVVYQKINRPQEELAVNNPAEVDSTENLPEADPNQEVDPFGEGNLQPSSSDQVVDQSNGFDSNESNSGFSTPQEGQDQDNSFGMQQSGVQGADQFSQNTFENRSEPQQSSELAMNQTDNGFQQFDSSSNSNNEFENPTQNEFQKGMQNQSEPATFDNSQQEFGAEQQNPFSQENQFAQQPTQTAQQSNDFNLESQTGLPPDPEAGNSGLREQSSGNEFDQSAEVTTNAFQAEEDPFGAVAQQGQTMQAEPQQSAENEFENFDPANELNSAQMQNPEEFSDNTAKINITDISTPAEAGDFNAAEFSQSEPQSSMAQNEQSFNQEFEQPEVSEFNADSVNQGEDRFGNFRPEEFSAQQAESVTTVKNPSAAIDSSTFHNPGAMTGQQTPQAQGLFDRSAQTRVNSTQEFGALQEESFQQEPVMNARGEYTVQHGENFWTISKKLYGTGRYFQLLAEINKNRVSDPQKMRPGTKLIAPDRTAIDARYQSRHKSTQTVASKFSGTGSVRKSSKPSGFFISQDGRPMYRVGSNDTLTDISQRHLGRSSRWFQIYQINRQKLQNPNKLKIGTELQLPYDASRVSLVPGNTSSR
- the rsmH gene encoding 16S rRNA (cytosine(1402)-N(4))-methyltransferase RsmH; its protein translation is MSGDQKKTTHIPVLLREVIEQLDLSPGLVVVDGTVGAGGHSQHILRKIGKEGILIGLDRDEMMLNFAKEKLQLEKSSVGQWHLKQASYAELPRVLDELQLKSIDRILLDLGLSSDQLGDVERGFGFESSGELDLRFDTRSGVPAWKLLETLSESELSEILEVYGEERFSHRIAAQIVRQRKSAPIRMAVDLTKAVHEAVPHKALTSARKNPATRVFQALRIAANKELEQLQTMLETVLPQVLKPGGRAAIISFHSLEDRLVKQAFKNQAIWKRLTQKPIVGTQAEQRVNPRCRTAKLRVAIKT
- the mraZ gene encoding division/cell wall cluster transcriptional repressor MraZ; the protein is MALTGTFNKTLDGKRRLAIPKRIKEELVNKQFTQVYIAPGTETSLLLFSEKEFEQQAERLKEYSNNVPEAARYLRLYYSRAEKVEVDAQGRICIPERLANLASLESKQEVILIGVQDHAEIWSTERWETYLKDHGPRFDEMASQAFGQMPW
- a CDS encoding glycosyltransferase; protein product: MSDDVFPTPIAFCITGLQPGGAERALVQIVKRLNREKWSPVVYSLTGTGPLADELQLADIPIEILHVHSPWDARIIWRLAKKFKAQKPVLLQTFLFHANLAGRLAARISGIRHVVSGIRVSEKRQNGHLFLDRWTNGLVDLNVCVSQSVARFSIRQGKLSKSKVKVIPNGVDFELFDRAEAIDLSPWGIPTGAKVILFVGRLDPQKAPNDLLTAFTCFAEQAPDFHLLFVGEGPLKAELEHQSYQLPCASRIHFAGWQSQIPQLMKAASCLVLPSLWEGMPNVVLEAMASGLPVISTDVDGVSELMQHGKQGVLVAQGSSAEIQQALRDFSHEPAMSLEMARNAQTIVKKEFTWEAIAQKYDQIYENLLIKHR
- the queA gene encoding tRNA preQ1(34) S-adenosylmethionine ribosyltransferase-isomerase QueA, producing MTELNTFDYELPPELIATQPTQQRDQSRMLVVDRQANTIIHSSISELPKHLNSDDCLVLNDTRVLSARIFGVRKSTGGKWEGLYLGSDESGQWKLMSKTRGKLISGEIIDLVPAHPRQEQKQISLQMQSKDAEGYWTAAVQSDEDHHTILEHFGTMPLPPYMRRELATDVDWERYQTVYANQPGAVAAPTAGLHFTPDLLNECTQKGIQIAKVTLHVGIGTFKPISVQTLDQHKMHSEWCELSEESAVLLNETRQKGGRIVSVGTTSVRTLETVAQQGSLNAWRGETDIFIYPPYQFQAVDCLLTNFHLPKSTLLVLVSAFAGTELIREAYEKAVEEQYRFFSYGDAMLIL